TCAAGAAGATCGCCAAGGGTTCGTTCCGCAACAAGCTGCTGTTCGTCGTCCCCGTCCTGCTGATCCTCAGCGAGCTGCTGCCGGTCCTCCTCACCCCCCTCCTGATGCTCGGCGGGGGCTACCTCTGCTACGAGGCGGTGCACAAGATCTGGGGGGTGGTGGCCGGCCACGAGGGCGGACACGACAGCGCCGAGGAAATGAAGTCCGAGGACGAGGTGGTGTCCGGCGCGATTCGTACCGACCTCATCCTCTCGGCGGAGATCATGACGATCGCCCTCAACGAGGTCGCCGACGAACCCCTGGTCAGTCGCGGGCTGATCCTGGTCGTCGTCGCGATCGGCATCACCATCCTGATCTACGGTGTCGTGGCGCTGCTGGTGCGGATGGACGACGTCGGCCTGCACCTCGCCGAGACGCGCCAGAACGGTATGGCCAGGTTCGGTCGCGGCCTGGTCAACGCCATGCCGAAGATCCTGTCCGCGCTCGGCATCATCGGCACCGCCGCGATGCTGTGGGTCGGGGGCCACATCGTGCTGATCGGCCTCGACGAGCTGGGACTGCACGGGCCCTACGACCTGGTGCACGGCTGGGAGGAAGCCATACACGACGCCGTCGAGGGCCTCGGCGGCTTCCTGGCCTGGCTGACCAACACCGCCGCGTCGGCCGTCCTCGGCCTCGTGGTCGGCGCCGTCCTCGTCGCCGTCCTCTCCCTGCGGCCGGGAGCAGATTCAGGGGCCAGCGCCCACTGAGCCAGGCCAGGACCCAGCTGCGCCGACGACACCGATCCGGACGCCAGCTGCGAGTACGAGATCAGCGAGACCCCGACCGGCTGGGCCGATGCCGACTTCGACGACGCCGGGTGGGACGCCGCGACCGAGTGGAGCGCGGCAGAGGTCGATCCGAACGACGGGTACCTGAGATCAGCTGGGACGCGCGTGCGCAGCTGATCTGGGGACAGGACCTCGAGATCGACAACACCGTGCTCGCGCGCATGACCGTGACGTCCTGACGTGCAGGTTCCGGTGGCCGAGGGTCAGCCCGTCAGGTAGCGGTCGTGGAACTCGCCGAAGGTGGCGTAGGTGAAGTCCTGCGCATCACGGCTGACGTCGGCTCGGGGGACCGACGCCTCGAAGGCGTGGAAGCAGCCCTCGTACTCGCGGAACGCCACCTCGACACCCGCAGCCCGCAGGCCCTCGACGTAGGCGACGGTCTCGAGGTGGAACGGCTCGGCCGTGCCGACGAAGGTGATCGTCGGCGGGAGGCCGGAGAGGTCGGTTGCCCGAGCCGGCGCGGCGTAGGGCGGAATCGCCTCGCCCATCCGGCGGAGGTCGGCAAGGTAGGCCGCCCACCCGGCCCGGTTGGCGTCGGTGTTCCACACGGGCGCCTGCACCTCACGGGAGGGGTCGTCGGGCTGGGTGTCGTCGATCATCGGATACAAGGGCATCTGGAAGCCGATGTCGACGGCACCGGTGTCGCGTGCCTTCAGGCTGAGCGCGGCGGTGAGGCCCCCACCGGCGCTGTGTCCGCCGACGGCAACGGCCCTGTCGTTGGATCCCAGCACCTCGGCGTTGTCACGCACCCATGTCAGCACGTCCCAGCAGTCATCGAAGCCGGCCGGGAACGCTGCGTCGTGCGCACGGCGATACGCCGGGGCCACGACCATGCATGGCCGCGTCCCCACGAACCGCTTGATGAACGTCCCCGACATCTCGGGGTTGCCGGTGATGTAGCCGCCACCGTGGACGTAGACCAGGACCGGTAACGGACCATCGTGGTCCGCGGGCCGATACACCCGCGTTCGGATGCGATGGGTGCCCCCACTGCTGGGCACCTCCACGGTTCGACAGTCCAGTCCCTTGAGGTCCCGCCCCACCAACAGGCGGTCCGCGACCGCGTTGTTGATCGCCACCATCCGTCGGTTCGTCATCATCGCGGGCAGGATCGACAGCGGCGCGGCCCAGCGCCTGAGGTCGGCATGCATCTCGTCCTTGGTCACTCGCATCCACGGGGTCTACCACGCCCGCTCCGCAGGCGGGGATGGCGCACGTGTGCCCGCTGACTCGTGGACGACTACCATGCCCGTCCGTCGAAGGGGAGTTGCAGTGCTCGAGATCATGACCAGCAGCGAGATCGCCCGCGCCCGGGACACCGGTGCGCTCGTCGCGGAGATCCTGCAGTCGGCGAAGGCCCGCACCACGGTGGGCACGAACCTGCTCGAGATCGACGAATGGGCCCGGACCATGATCGTCGATGCCGGTGCCGAGTCCTGCTACGTCGACTACGAGCCGTCCTTCGGTCGCGGACCGTTCGGCCACTACATCTGCACCTCGGTCAACGACGCGGTGCTGCACGGCCTGCCGCACGACTACGCCGTCGCCGACGGCGACCTGGTGACGCTCGACCTTGCGGTGTCCCTTGCCGGGGTCGTCGCGGACTCCGCCATCAGCTTCGTGGTGGGGGAGACGGCACCCGCCGGGGCCACGCCGATGATCGAGGCGACCGAACGCGCCCTGGCGGCTGGGATCGCGGCCGCTGGGCCGGGTGCACGCATCGGTGACCTCTCCGCAGCGATCGGCTCGGTGCTCACCGAGGCCGGCTACGCCATCAACACCGAGTTCGGCGGTCACGGCGTGGGGTCGACCATGCACCAGGACCCGCACGTGGCCAACAGCGGCCGGGCCGGTCGCGGCTACAAGCTGCGGCCCGGGCTGCTGCTCGCCCTCGAGCCAT
The nucleotide sequence above comes from Euzebya pacifica. Encoded proteins:
- a CDS encoding DUF808 domain-containing protein, coding for MAGGLVGLLDDVVTLAKLAATSLDDIGAAAGRATSKAAGVVIDDAAVTPQYVHGLAANRELPIIKKIAKGSFRNKLLFVVPVLLILSELLPVLLTPLLMLGGGYLCYEAVHKIWGVVAGHEGGHDSAEEMKSEDEVVSGAIRTDLILSAEIMTIALNEVADEPLVSRGLILVVVAIGITILIYGVVALLVRMDDVGLHLAETRQNGMARFGRGLVNAMPKILSALGIIGTAAMLWVGGHIVLIGLDELGLHGPYDLVHGWEEAIHDAVEGLGGFLAWLTNTAASAVLGLVVGAVLVAVLSLRPGADSGASAH
- a CDS encoding alpha/beta hydrolase, producing the protein MRVTKDEMHADLRRWAAPLSILPAMMTNRRMVAINNAVADRLLVGRDLKGLDCRTVEVPSSGGTHRIRTRVYRPADHDGPLPVLVYVHGGGYITGNPEMSGTFIKRFVGTRPCMVVAPAYRRAHDAAFPAGFDDCWDVLTWVRDNAEVLGSNDRAVAVGGHSAGGGLTAALSLKARDTGAVDIGFQMPLYPMIDDTQPDDPSREVQAPVWNTDANRAGWAAYLADLRRMGEAIPPYAAPARATDLSGLPPTITFVGTAEPFHLETVAYVEGLRAAGVEVAFREYEGCFHAFEASVPRADVSRDAQDFTYATFGEFHDRYLTG
- the map gene encoding type I methionyl aminopeptidase; its protein translation is MTSSEIARARDTGALVAEILQSAKARTTVGTNLLEIDEWARTMIVDAGAESCYVDYEPSFGRGPFGHYICTSVNDAVLHGLPHDYAVADGDLVTLDLAVSLAGVVADSAISFVVGETAPAGATPMIEATERALAAGIAAAGPGARIGDLSAAIGSVLTEAGYAINTEFGGHGVGSTMHQDPHVANSGRAGRGYKLRPGLLLALEPWVMADTDELVTDDDGWTLRSSTGCLTAHSEHTIAITDDGAEIMTLPR